In Fundulus heteroclitus isolate FHET01 chromosome 8, MU-UCD_Fhet_4.1, whole genome shotgun sequence, a genomic segment contains:
- the tmem267 gene encoding transmembrane protein 267, protein MPCYGSALILQIYSDDRLPPNHLLDMQGFYSKLNSSPSSSPLLGVGLRADGAARVPLSLAVEAEKAQALLQTFSSASLLASAGLGAFCVLADHALQLPAVHQHLWLRAALDNATHGLVGLWSWAVVIGLRKKSDLYEVLLAGLLASIIDLDHFYMAGSLSLKAAVSLPQRPPLHCSSLIPVVCLSLRFLMWIGRLKDAWCSLPWMLFISMTTHHVRDGVRHGLWLCPFGNTAPVPYWLYVSTTATLPHLCSVLMYLTGTRDVISTKHGVAIDV, encoded by the exons ATGCCGTGCTATGGG TCTGCCTTAATCTTGCAGATCTACTCTGACGACAGGCTCCCCCCTAACCACCTTTTGGACATGCAAGGCTTCTACTCCAAGCTCAACTCCTCGCCCTCCTCGTCTCCCCTGTTGGGAGTGGGCCTCCGGGCGGACGGCGCAGCTCGGGTGCCCCTCAGCTTGGCCGTGGAGGCGGAGAAAGCGCAGGCCCTCCTGCAGACCTTCAGCTCCGCCTCCCTGCTGGCGTCGGCTGGACTCGGGGCCTTCTGCGTGCTGGCAGATCACGCCCTCCAGCTGCCCGCCGTCCACCAGCACCTGTGGCTGCGCGCCGCCTTGGACAACGCCACGCATGGACTGGTGGGGCTGTGGTCGTGGGCCGTTGTGATCGGACTGAGGAAAAAGAGTGATTTGTACGAGGTGCTGCTGGCGGGGCTCCTGGCATCTATTATAGACCTGGACCACTTCTACATGGCTGGTTCGCTGTCACTCAAG GCTGCCGTGTCGCTGCCTCAGCGCCCTCCCCTCCACTGCTCCTCCCTCATCCCCGTCGTCTGCCTCTCCCTCCGCTTCCTCATGTGGATCGGCCGCCTAAAGGACGCTTGGTGCTCCCTGCCGTGGATGCTCTTCATCTCCATGACGACGCACCACGTGCGGGACGGCGTGCGCCACGGCCTGTGGCTCTGCCCGTTCGGCAACACGGCGCCCGTCCCCTACTGGCTGTACGTCAGCACCACAGCGACACTTCCGCACCTGTGCTCCGTGCTCATGTACCTGACGGGAACCAGGGACGTGATCTCCACCAAACACGGCGTCGCGATCGACGTGTAG